One genomic segment of Hordeum vulgare subsp. vulgare chromosome 2H, MorexV3_pseudomolecules_assembly, whole genome shotgun sequence includes these proteins:
- the LOC123428863 gene encoding protein IRON-RELATED TRANSCRIPTION FACTOR 2-like: MDHLLYGDPSGSSFSPLEAQIFSGELPPSPTWPNLDLDLDLDLDVLEDDIVRELSERPAKAASSGSGSGGPGSHKKLSHNAYERDRRKQLNELYLSLRSLLPDADHTKKLSIPTTVCRALKYIPELQKQVENLEKKKEKLASANCKPGVLSVSGSIAPTVSATCLNDKEIMVQISMSRDKDAATTLPLSKCINVLENEGLQLISSSTSSTFGNKMFYNLHLQLRDNIYGKS; the protein is encoded by the exons ATGGATCACCTGCTGTACGGCGACCCCTCCGGTAGCAGCTTCTCTCCGCTGGAGGCTCAGATCTTCTCCGGCGAGCTGCCGCCGTCACCGACATGGCCGAATCTCGACCTCGACCTCGACCTGGACCTCGACGTTCTCGAGGACGACATCGTCCGCGAGCTCTCCGAGAGGCCGGCAAAAGCGGCATCGTCAGGCTCCGGCTCCGGCGGCCCTGGCTCCCACAAGAAGCTCAGTCACAACGCATACGAGCGCGACCGCCGGAAGCAGCTCAACGAGCTCTACCTTTCACTCCGTTCTCTCCTGCCGGACGCCGACCACACT AAGAAGCTGAGCATTCCGACGACGGTGTGTCGAGCGCTCAAGTACATCCCCGAGCTGCAGAAACAGGTCGAGAAtctggagaagaagaaagagaaactgGCTAGTGCCAACTGCAAACCAGGGGTACTGAGCGTGAGCGGTAGCATAGCTCCAACTGTGTCCGCTACTTGCCTCAACGACAAGGAAATCATGGTTCAGATCAGCATGTCAAGAGATAAGGATGCTGCTACAACTCTACCTCTTTCCAAGTGTATCAATGTGCTGGAAAACGAAGGACTTCAGCTCATTAGTTCATCGACCTCCTCCACCTTTGGGAACAAAATGTTCTATAACCTCCATCTTCAG TTGAGAGATAACATATATGGGAAGTCTTAA